The proteins below are encoded in one region of Microbispora sp. NBC_01189:
- a CDS encoding Lrp/AsnC family transcriptional regulator, with protein MIPDEIDRVLLRELQRDGRASYTALAEATGLSAPAVRQRVQRLRDEGVVQIVGVTDPMALGLPVMALIGVRVDSDVHEVADRISALPGVIYVVLTAGSFDLFAEVVCREPAELLAVLNDDVKRVPGVTRAEAFTYFGIHTHRFAWPGL; from the coding sequence GTGATCCCCGACGAGATCGACCGGGTCCTGCTGCGCGAGCTGCAGCGGGACGGCCGGGCCTCCTACACCGCGCTCGCCGAGGCGACCGGCCTGTCCGCCCCCGCCGTACGGCAGCGGGTGCAGCGGCTGCGGGATGAGGGCGTCGTGCAGATCGTCGGGGTCACCGACCCGATGGCGCTGGGCCTTCCGGTGATGGCGCTGATCGGCGTACGCGTCGACAGCGACGTGCACGAGGTCGCCGACCGGATCAGCGCGCTGCCCGGCGTGATCTACGTGGTGCTCACGGCGGGCTCGTTCGACCTGTTCGCCGAGGTGGTGTGCCGGGAGCCCGCCGAGCTCCTCGCGGTGCTCAACGACGACGTCAAACGCGTTCCCGGCGTGACCAGGGCCGAGGCGTTCACCTACTTCGGGATCCACACGCACCGGTTCGCCTGGCCCGGCCTCTGA
- a CDS encoding transaminase, whose product MIDRTRLARLLDRERGLFRERNPRSAAAYEQARGHLFGGVPMTWMNKTAGGFPLYLAEAHGARVTDLDGHEYVDLCLGDTGAMAGHSPQATVEAVADRFGRRGGATVMMPTEDAAWVGAELGRRFGVPYWSFSLTATDANRWAIRLARAITGRPKILVNSYCYHGSVDEVLIVVGPDGRQVSREGNVGAPVDPTVTSRVVEFNDLPALERELAYGDVAAVLMEPALTNIGIVLPEPGYLEGVRELTRRYGSLLINDETHTFSAGPGGCTKAWNLRPDIVTIGKAVGGGIPSGGYGLSAEVAARIETMDGLDLVDMGGVGGTLAGNPLSVAAMRATLEHVLTDDAFTAMTELATRFAKGVQEIIDAHGLAWSVSRLGARAEYRFTSPAPRNGGESNAAGDPELDDYLHVHLANRGVLLTPFHNMALMSPATTEADVDRHHQVFAAAVAELVA is encoded by the coding sequence ATGATCGACCGTACTCGCCTGGCCCGGCTGCTCGACCGCGAGCGCGGCCTCTTCCGGGAGCGGAACCCGCGCTCGGCCGCCGCGTACGAGCAGGCGAGGGGGCATCTCTTCGGTGGCGTGCCGATGACGTGGATGAACAAGACGGCCGGCGGCTTCCCGCTGTACCTGGCCGAGGCCCACGGCGCCCGCGTCACCGACCTCGACGGCCACGAGTACGTCGATCTCTGCCTCGGCGACACGGGCGCGATGGCCGGGCACTCCCCGCAGGCGACCGTGGAGGCGGTCGCCGACCGGTTCGGCCGCCGGGGCGGCGCCACCGTGATGATGCCGACCGAGGACGCCGCCTGGGTCGGCGCCGAGCTCGGCCGCCGGTTCGGCGTGCCGTACTGGAGCTTCTCGCTGACCGCTACCGACGCCAACCGGTGGGCGATCCGGCTGGCCCGGGCGATCACCGGCAGGCCGAAGATCCTCGTGAACAGTTACTGTTACCACGGCAGCGTGGACGAGGTGCTGATCGTGGTCGGCCCGGACGGCCGGCAGGTGTCCCGTGAGGGCAACGTCGGCGCGCCGGTCGACCCTACGGTGACCTCCCGCGTCGTGGAGTTCAACGACCTGCCCGCGCTCGAGCGCGAACTGGCGTACGGCGACGTCGCGGCGGTCCTGATGGAGCCCGCCCTGACCAACATCGGGATCGTGCTGCCCGAGCCGGGCTACCTGGAGGGCGTGCGCGAGCTGACCCGGCGGTACGGCAGCCTGCTGATCAACGACGAGACCCACACGTTCTCGGCCGGGCCCGGCGGCTGCACGAAGGCCTGGAACCTGCGTCCCGACATCGTGACGATCGGCAAGGCCGTCGGCGGCGGCATCCCGAGCGGCGGATACGGCCTGTCGGCCGAGGTCGCCGCCCGGATCGAGACCATGGACGGGCTCGACCTGGTCGACATGGGCGGGGTCGGCGGCACGCTGGCGGGCAACCCCCTGTCGGTCGCCGCAATGCGGGCCACGCTGGAGCACGTGCTGACCGACGACGCGTTCACCGCCATGACCGAGCTGGCGACCCGCTTCGCCAAGGGGGTGCAGGAGATCATCGACGCGCACGGCCTGGCGTGGTCGGTCAGCCGGCTGGGCGCACGCGCCGAGTATCGCTTCACCAGCCCGGCCCCGCGCAACGGCGGCGAGTCGAACGCCGCCGGCGATCCCGAGCTGGACGACTACCTGCACGTCCACCTGGCCAACCGGGGAGTGCTGCTCACGCCGTTCCACAACATGGCGCTGATGTCCCCGGCCACCACCGAGGCCGACGTGGACCGGCACCACCAGGTGTTCGCTGCGGCGGTCGCCGAGCTGGTCGCGTGA
- the lat gene encoding L-lysine 6-transaminase — protein MDPSAVHDALARHLLVDGFRLVLDLDRSAGSWLVDARDGRRYLDFYTFFASSPLGVNPFAGEPEFVALLGRVAANKPANSDIYTVHLAEFAETFRRVLGDPELPHLFFVEGGSAAVENALKCAFDWKSRWNEAHGRHPGLGTRVLHLTRAFHGRGGYALSLTNTDAVKTDRFPRFYWPRVDVPAIHLGNVERAEERALAQAKEAFERFRHDIACFIAEPIQGEGGDNHMRPEFLRAMQDLCHEYDALFVLDEVQTGVGLTGTPWAYQQLGLAPDIVAFAKKVQVGGIMAGRRVDLVPDNVFRVSGRINSTWGGGLVDMVRSRRMLEIIERDGLIPRAAILGEKLLGALRGLESDGLVANARGRGLMCAFDAPDPGGLVTRLREERAILVLRCGERSVRLRPALSVQPDELEHGLAGLRACLTGV, from the coding sequence ATGGACCCCAGCGCTGTGCACGACGCCCTCGCACGGCACCTGCTCGTCGACGGTTTCCGGCTGGTGCTCGACCTGGACCGGAGCGCGGGCTCCTGGCTGGTCGACGCCCGCGACGGGCGGAGGTACCTGGACTTCTACACGTTCTTCGCCTCGTCGCCGCTCGGGGTCAACCCCTTCGCCGGCGAGCCCGAGTTCGTCGCACTGCTCGGCCGGGTGGCGGCCAACAAGCCCGCCAACTCCGACATCTACACTGTGCATCTCGCCGAGTTCGCCGAGACGTTCCGGCGGGTGCTCGGCGATCCGGAACTGCCGCACCTGTTCTTCGTCGAGGGCGGCTCGGCGGCCGTGGAGAACGCCCTCAAGTGCGCCTTCGACTGGAAGAGCCGCTGGAATGAAGCCCACGGCCGCCATCCGGGCCTCGGCACCCGGGTCCTCCACTTGACCCGGGCCTTCCACGGCCGCGGCGGCTACGCGCTCTCGCTCACCAACACCGACGCCGTCAAGACCGACCGGTTCCCCCGGTTCTACTGGCCGCGCGTCGACGTCCCGGCGATCCACCTCGGGAACGTCGAACGCGCCGAGGAACGGGCGCTGGCGCAGGCGAAGGAGGCGTTCGAGAGGTTCCGCCATGACATCGCCTGCTTCATCGCCGAGCCGATCCAGGGCGAAGGGGGCGACAACCACATGCGTCCCGAGTTCCTGCGGGCGATGCAGGACCTGTGTCACGAGTACGACGCGCTGTTCGTGCTGGACGAGGTGCAGACCGGGGTGGGTCTCACCGGCACGCCCTGGGCGTACCAGCAGCTCGGGCTGGCCCCCGACATCGTGGCTTTCGCGAAGAAGGTGCAGGTCGGCGGCATCATGGCGGGCCGCAGAGTGGACCTGGTGCCGGACAACGTGTTCCGGGTGAGCGGCAGGATCAACTCCACCTGGGGAGGCGGACTGGTCGACATGGTGCGGTCCCGCCGGATGCTGGAGATCATCGAGCGGGACGGGCTGATCCCGAGGGCGGCCATCCTGGGCGAGAAGCTGCTGGGCGCCCTGCGGGGCCTGGAGTCCGACGGACTGGTCGCCAACGCGCGGGGCCGCGGGCTCATGTGCGCCTTCGACGCCCCCGACCCCGGCGGGCTGGTCACCCGGCTGCGGGAGGAGCGGGCGATTTTGGTCCTGCGCTGCGGCGAGCGGTCGGTGCGGCTACGCCCTGCCCTGTCCGTCCAGCCCGACGAGCTTGAGCACGGCCTCGCCGGTCTCCGCGCCTGCCTCACCGGCGTCTGA
- a CDS encoding response regulator transcription factor — protein sequence MRGDDHTALGLSKRESEVMELIATGHSNGEIAQRLFLSEKTVKNHVNRIYAKLGVESRVRAICRWRGEADPPGERAEQSSETRSSDNPCSDNPCSDAGEAGAETGEAVLKLVGLDGQGRA from the coding sequence AGCGGGAAAGCGAGGTCATGGAGCTGATCGCCACAGGTCACTCCAATGGCGAGATCGCCCAGCGGCTGTTCCTGAGCGAGAAGACCGTGAAGAACCACGTGAACCGCATCTACGCCAAGCTTGGCGTGGAGTCGCGGGTCAGGGCCATCTGCCGCTGGCGCGGCGAAGCGGACCCGCCCGGGGAGAGAGCCGAGCAGTCCTCAGAAACCCGGTCCTCAGACAACCCGTGCTCAGACAACCCGTGCTCAGACGCCGGTGAGGCAGGCGCGGAGACCGGCGAGGCCGTGCTCAAGCTCGTCGGGCTGGACGGACAGGGCAGGGCGTAG
- a CDS encoding penicillin-binding transpeptidase domain-containing protein, translated as MRNRALLALVTVAAAIFVFGVVGLVVSGRQEPVMVATPAASPTIPQTLELRPDGSPDETATAYFDAWAKGDYEAMRELVDEPPADFADQHRQFEDAALSNSMRITPGAVTRDGDETAEVPFTQERDEPDKGPWRFDSALRLAVRDATWKVLWTPAVLFPEIEAGGRLVRTTPMTGPLRPVTREGEEFPQDSDADAYLDGLVAQGVAPTNGVAVGWELRVENPGSPSKAVLAYTPKRQPAGVRTTIEWPVQAAAARALDGVPQRAAIVAVRPTTGEILAVADRLGGRGAFERKYAPGSTFKTVTAAALLGGGLAPDTTVECPSVYQIPFHRQIPNYHNEDHGAVTLRHAFALSCNTTFARLTVERLDADRLVEQARAFGFGVQGESGGGQGSGQGGGQGGGQGGGYTCGSLKRPENPDALAEDSFGQGTVEATPLCMALVAAAVKSGEWRPARPLAEEASQGELPQSVPLPSNVAEGLRDLMSAVTVDGTAAEAHLPEGVAGKTGTAEDWQGGQDHAWFIGYQGDLAFAVFVEHGGTGRSAAVPIAARFLQAL; from the coding sequence ATGCGGAACAGGGCACTGCTCGCCCTCGTCACGGTCGCGGCGGCCATTTTCGTCTTCGGCGTGGTCGGTCTCGTGGTCTCGGGCAGGCAGGAGCCGGTGATGGTCGCCACGCCGGCCGCGTCCCCCACCATCCCGCAGACGCTCGAACTGCGTCCCGACGGCTCGCCGGACGAGACGGCCACCGCCTACTTCGACGCCTGGGCCAAGGGCGACTACGAGGCGATGCGTGAACTCGTCGACGAGCCACCGGCCGATTTCGCCGACCAGCACCGCCAGTTCGAGGACGCCGCCCTGTCGAACTCGATGCGGATCACGCCCGGGGCCGTCACCCGCGACGGGGACGAGACGGCCGAGGTGCCCTTCACCCAGGAGCGGGACGAGCCGGACAAGGGGCCCTGGCGCTTCGACTCGGCCCTGCGCCTGGCCGTACGGGACGCCACCTGGAAGGTGCTGTGGACGCCGGCCGTCCTGTTCCCCGAGATCGAAGCCGGCGGCCGTCTCGTCAGGACCACGCCGATGACCGGCCCGCTGCGGCCGGTGACCCGGGAAGGGGAGGAGTTCCCCCAGGACTCGGACGCCGACGCGTACCTCGACGGGCTGGTCGCCCAGGGGGTGGCGCCGACGAACGGTGTCGCGGTGGGGTGGGAGCTGCGGGTCGAGAACCCCGGGTCGCCGTCGAAGGCCGTTCTCGCCTACACGCCCAAGCGGCAACCGGCCGGCGTACGGACGACCATCGAGTGGCCGGTTCAGGCCGCGGCGGCGCGGGCGCTCGACGGCGTGCCGCAGCGGGCCGCCATCGTCGCCGTACGGCCGACCACCGGGGAGATCCTCGCGGTCGCCGACCGCCTGGGCGGACGCGGCGCCTTCGAGCGCAAGTACGCCCCCGGTTCGACGTTCAAGACGGTCACGGCCGCCGCCCTGCTCGGCGGAGGGCTGGCCCCCGACACCACGGTGGAGTGCCCGTCGGTGTACCAGATCCCCTTCCACCGGCAGATCCCCAACTACCACAACGAGGACCACGGGGCGGTCACGCTCCGCCATGCCTTCGCCCTGTCGTGCAACACCACCTTCGCCCGCCTGACGGTCGAGCGGTTGGACGCCGACAGGCTGGTCGAGCAGGCCAGGGCGTTCGGCTTCGGCGTGCAGGGCGAGAGCGGCGGCGGCCAGGGGAGTGGGCAGGGCGGTGGGCAGGGCGGTGGGCAGGGCGGCGGCTACACGTGTGGCAGCCTGAAACGGCCGGAGAACCCCGACGCGCTCGCCGAGGACTCCTTCGGCCAGGGCACGGTCGAGGCGACCCCGCTGTGCATGGCGCTGGTCGCGGCGGCGGTGAAGAGTGGCGAGTGGCGGCCGGCCCGCCCGCTGGCGGAGGAGGCGTCCCAGGGCGAGCTGCCGCAGAGCGTGCCCCTGCCGTCGAACGTGGCGGAGGGGCTGCGTGACCTGATGAGCGCGGTCACCGTCGACGGGACCGCCGCCGAGGCACACCTGCCGGAGGGGGTGGCCGGCAAGACCGGCACGGCGGAGGACTGGCAGGGTGGTCAGGACCACGCCTGGTTCATCGGCTATCAGGGTGACCTCGCCTTCGCCGTGTTCGTCGAGCACGGCGGCACCGGGCGCAGCGCCGCCGTGCCCATCGCCGCCCGCTTCCTGCAGGCCCTGTAG